A region from the Chrysoperla carnea chromosome 4, inChrCarn1.1, whole genome shotgun sequence genome encodes:
- the LOC123297854 gene encoding pleckstrin homology domain-containing family F member 2 isoform X2 — protein sequence MVDRLVNSEANARRINMVESCFGSSGQPLGVPGRVLVGEGVLTKRCRKKAKSRQFFLFNDILVYGNIVINKKKYNKQHIIPLEEVKLESLEDDGQFRNGWLIRTASKSFAVYAATATEKQEWMAHINKCIEDLLRKSGKKPVEVHAAVWVPDNEATICMHCKKTQFTVLNRRHHCRKCGGVVCGPCSNKRFLLPNQSSKPLRVCLQCYDILSRAKTQSGNITLNNSKGINDKDRSGSAESSLEEDSDDEDDGIRHHGEPYEERFKSHCLSYQCY from the exons ATGGTGGATCGACTAG tcAATAGCGAAGCAAATGCTCGCCGAATTAATATGGTTGAGAGCTGTTTCGGCAGTTCTGGACAACCGTTAGGAGTACCCGGACGAGTTTTGGTTGGTGAAGGTGTTCTTACAAAACGATGCCGCAAAAAAGCTAAAAgtcgtcaattttttttatttaatgatatacTTGTATACGGCAACATTGtgattaataagaaaaaatataataaacaacatATAATTCCTTTGGAAGAGGTTAAATTGGAATCATTGGAGGATGATGGCC agtTTCGAAATGGGTGGCTAATACGAACCGCTTCAAAATCATTTGCTGTGTATGCTGCAACTGCAACTGAAAAGCAAGAATGGATGGCACACATAAACAAATGTATTGAAGATTTACTCCGTAAAA gtGGTAAGAAACCAGTAGAAGTACATGCAGCTGTATGGGTTCCTGATAATGAAGCAACTATTTGCATGCATTGTAAAAAGACTCAATTTACCGTTCTCAACCGAAga CATCATTGTAGAAAATGTGGAGGTGTAGTTTGTGGCCCTTGctcaaataaaagatttttacttCCAAACCAAAGCTCTAAACCTTTAAGAGTATGTTTACAATGCTATGATATATTGTCACGAGCAAAAACTCAATCTGgaaatataactttaaataattcaaaaggaatcaatg ATAAAGATCGAAGTGGTTCTGCGGAATCATCTCTTGAAGAAGATTCAGATGATGAAGATGATGGTATACGCCATCATGGAGAACCTTATGAAGAG agATTTAAGAGTCATTGTCTTAGTTATCAATGTTATTGA
- the LOC123297854 gene encoding pleckstrin homology domain-containing family F member 2 isoform X1: MVDRLVNSEANARRINMVESCFGSSGQPLGVPGRVLVGEGVLTKRCRKKAKSRQFFLFNDILVYGNIVINKKKYNKQHIIPLEEVKLESLEDDGQFRNGWLIRTASKSFAVYAATATEKQEWMAHINKCIEDLLRKSGKKPVEVHAAVWVPDNEATICMHCKKTQFTVLNRRHHCRKCGGVVCGPCSNKRFLLPNQSSKPLRVCLQCYDILSRAKTQSGNITLNNSKGINDKDRSGSAESSLEEDSDDEDDGIRHHGEPYEEPKFYGDSAADRHEVHDELNQNK, translated from the exons ATGGTGGATCGACTAG tcAATAGCGAAGCAAATGCTCGCCGAATTAATATGGTTGAGAGCTGTTTCGGCAGTTCTGGACAACCGTTAGGAGTACCCGGACGAGTTTTGGTTGGTGAAGGTGTTCTTACAAAACGATGCCGCAAAAAAGCTAAAAgtcgtcaattttttttatttaatgatatacTTGTATACGGCAACATTGtgattaataagaaaaaatataataaacaacatATAATTCCTTTGGAAGAGGTTAAATTGGAATCATTGGAGGATGATGGCC agtTTCGAAATGGGTGGCTAATACGAACCGCTTCAAAATCATTTGCTGTGTATGCTGCAACTGCAACTGAAAAGCAAGAATGGATGGCACACATAAACAAATGTATTGAAGATTTACTCCGTAAAA gtGGTAAGAAACCAGTAGAAGTACATGCAGCTGTATGGGTTCCTGATAATGAAGCAACTATTTGCATGCATTGTAAAAAGACTCAATTTACCGTTCTCAACCGAAga CATCATTGTAGAAAATGTGGAGGTGTAGTTTGTGGCCCTTGctcaaataaaagatttttacttCCAAACCAAAGCTCTAAACCTTTAAGAGTATGTTTACAATGCTATGATATATTGTCACGAGCAAAAACTCAATCTGgaaatataactttaaataattcaaaaggaatcaatg ATAAAGATCGAAGTGGTTCTGCGGAATCATCTCTTGAAGAAGATTCAGATGATGAAGATGATGGTATACGCCATCATGGAGAACCTTATGAAGAG cccAAATTTTATGGAGATTCAGCTGCCGACCGACACGAAGTACATGATGAATTAAACCAGAATAAatga
- the LOC123297854 gene encoding pleckstrin homology domain-containing family F member 2 isoform X3: protein MVESCFGSSGQPLGVPGRVLVGEGVLTKRCRKKAKSRQFFLFNDILVYGNIVINKKKYNKQHIIPLEEVKLESLEDDGQFRNGWLIRTASKSFAVYAATATEKQEWMAHINKCIEDLLRKSGKKPVEVHAAVWVPDNEATICMHCKKTQFTVLNRRHHCRKCGGVVCGPCSNKRFLLPNQSSKPLRVCLQCYDILSRAKTQSGNITLNNSKGINDKDRSGSAESSLEEDSDDEDDGIRHHGEPYEEPKFYGDSAADRHEVHDELNQNK from the exons ATGGTTGAGAGCTGTTTCGGCAGTTCTGGACAACCGTTAGGAGTACCCGGACGAGTTTTGGTTGGTGAAGGTGTTCTTACAAAACGATGCCGCAAAAAAGCTAAAAgtcgtcaattttttttatttaatgatatacTTGTATACGGCAACATTGtgattaataagaaaaaatataataaacaacatATAATTCCTTTGGAAGAGGTTAAATTGGAATCATTGGAGGATGATGGCC agtTTCGAAATGGGTGGCTAATACGAACCGCTTCAAAATCATTTGCTGTGTATGCTGCAACTGCAACTGAAAAGCAAGAATGGATGGCACACATAAACAAATGTATTGAAGATTTACTCCGTAAAA gtGGTAAGAAACCAGTAGAAGTACATGCAGCTGTATGGGTTCCTGATAATGAAGCAACTATTTGCATGCATTGTAAAAAGACTCAATTTACCGTTCTCAACCGAAga CATCATTGTAGAAAATGTGGAGGTGTAGTTTGTGGCCCTTGctcaaataaaagatttttacttCCAAACCAAAGCTCTAAACCTTTAAGAGTATGTTTACAATGCTATGATATATTGTCACGAGCAAAAACTCAATCTGgaaatataactttaaataattcaaaaggaatcaatg ATAAAGATCGAAGTGGTTCTGCGGAATCATCTCTTGAAGAAGATTCAGATGATGAAGATGATGGTATACGCCATCATGGAGAACCTTATGAAGAG cccAAATTTTATGGAGATTCAGCTGCCGACCGACACGAAGTACATGATGAATTAAACCAGAATAAatga
- the LOC123298066 gene encoding carbonic anhydrase 2-like, which produces MYQSTRAASFIPSQTENPFYDYNTAKNTKWIRTQNPIPQNAAPVNIDINAMKKVNFNNLEWFNYDLKPQKLKITNTGHTLILSGKWEGEGPYLAGGNLHGKYVFSQLHFHWGKSSDEGSEHTVDGKKYPLEMHAVHYKSTYGSQDNAMNHKDGMVVLAYFYKVQAKHNEVFEDIINGIPAVQRCASSIYIEPRPLNSYIKPFTEDYFMYWGTVSTNNCGHVLLWLICREATAIAECQLKAFRRLLDGNDEPVERNFRKLMIPSNTTIYYVNPSKIPSLRLSSRSKINADKLGHDSFSMKQKLSINKDYCNYRKL; this is translated from the exons ATGTATCAATCTACAAGGGCAGCATCATTCATTCCATCACAGACTGAAAATCCATTTTATG ATTACAATACTGCAAAAAACACAAAGTGGATAAGAACACAAAATCCAATCCCTCAAAATGCTGCACcagtaaatattgatataaatgctatgaaaaaagtgaattttaataatttagaatgGTTCAATTACGATTTAAAACCGCAGAAACTGAAAATTACTAATACGGGACATACTT TAATACTAAGTGGAAAATGGGAAGGTGAAGGACCTTATTTAGCAGGAGGAAATTTACAcggaaaatatgtattttcccAGTTGCACTTTCATTGGGGTAAAAGCAGTGATGAAGGTAGTGAACATACTGTTGACGGgaaaaa ATATCCTTTAGAAATGCATGCTGTACATTATAAAAGTACTTATGGATCACAAGACAATGCAATGAACCACAAAGATGGAATGGTAGTTTTAGCTTATTTTTATAAGGTTCAAGCGAAACACAACGAGGTGTTTGAAGATATTATAAATGGTATACCAGCTGTACAACGATGTGCCTCATCTATATACATCGAACCAAGACCActtaattcatatataaaaccATTCACAgaagattattttatgtattgggGAACTGTATCAACCAATAATTGTGGTCATGTTTTACTATGGTTGATTTGCCGCGAAGCAACTGCAATTGCTGAGTGCCAG ttaAAAGCGTTTAGAAGATTACTTGATGGAAATGACGAACCAGTTGAACGTAATTTTCGTAAATTAATGATTCCATCAAATACTACGATATATTATGTAAATCCTTCGAAAATACCAAGTTTAAGACTATCAAGCCGTAGTAAAATAAATGCAGATAAATTGGGGCATGATTCTTTTTCgatgaaacaaaaattgagtATTAATAAAGACTATTGTAACtatagaaaattatag